Proteins found in one Canis lupus baileyi chromosome 18, mCanLup2.hap1, whole genome shotgun sequence genomic segment:
- the ASB15 gene encoding ankyrin repeat and SOCS box protein 15 isoform X13, with the protein MNTSLKNCSSLRKLPLSKLYPVMDTNDDPDDDHLTSYDIQLSIQESIEASKSVFYSERFAPLSDQNRKLVEAIKQGHILELQEYVKYKYALDEADEKGWFPLHEAVVQPIQQILEIVLDASYQTLWEFKTSDGETPLTLAVKAGLVENVRTLLEKGVWPNTKNDKGETPLLIGGDVFALADDGASVLFEAAGGGNPDCISLLLEYGGSGNVPNRAGHLPIHRAAYEGHYLALKYLIPVTSKNAIQKSGLTPIHSAADGQNVQCLELLIENGFDVNTLLADHISESYDDERKTALYFAVSNNDIQCTEVLLAAGADPNLDPLNCLLVAVRANNHEIVRLLLSHGANVNCYFMHVNDTRFPSAIQYALNDEVMLRLLLNNGYRVEMCFDCMHGNIFGNSFVWSEIEEEVLPGWTSCVIKDNPFCEFITVPWMKHLVGSVIRVLIDYMDYIPLCAKLKSALEVQREWPEIRQILENPCSLKHLCRLKIRRLMGLQRLCQPASMEKLHLPPTIQRYILFKEYDLYGQELNLPFPHQQIEDNLNKKGTHEMSKNAIMKYKHFCVQLGLFIGWRPNSGDD; encoded by the exons ATGAACACATCACTCAAAAACTGTAGCAGTTTGAGG AAACTGCCTCTTTCAAAATTATACCCAGTCATGGATACTAATGATGACCCCGATGACGACCATCTTACAAGTTATGATATTCAGCTCAGTATTCAAGAATCCATTGAAGCCAGCAAGTCTGTATTTTATTCTGAAAG ATTTGCACCACTAAGTGATCAAAACAGAAAACTTGTGGAAGCCATAAAACAAG GTCACATTCTTGAGCTCCAggaatatgtgaaatataaatatgcattggATGAAGCTGATGAAAAAGGATGGTTTCCACTGCACGAAGCTGTTGTTCAacccattcaacaaatacttgaaatTGTTCTGGATG cATCCTACCAGACACTCTGGGAGTTCAAGACCTCTGATGGAGAAACACCCTTGACTTTGGCAGTCAAAGCTGGTCTGGTGGAAAATGTAAGAACTTTACTAGAAAAGGGAGTGTGGCCAAACACCAAAAATGACAAAGGAGAGACGCCCCTTCTGATTG GTGGTGATGTGTTTGCTTTGGCGGATGATGGGGCATCAGTGTTGTTTGAGGCAGCAGGAGGGGGCAATCCTGACTGCATTTCCCTCCTGCTGGAATACGGAGGAAGTGGAAATGTACCCAACAGAGCAGGGCATCTTCCAATACACCGAGCTGCCTATGAGGGACATTATCT tgctcTGAAGTATCTTATCCCAGTAACATCCAAAAATGCAATCCAGAAAAGTGGCCTAACACCAATTCACTCTGCAGCAGATGGACAAAATGTGCAATGCCTAGAACTGCTTATTGAAAATGGCTTTGATGTCAATACCCTGCTTGCTGACCACATTTCCGAGAGCTATGATGACGAGCGGAAGACGGCGCTGTATTTTGCCGTTTCTAACAATGACATCCAGTGCACAGAAGTCCTTCTGGCTGCAGGTGCAGACCCAAACCTAGATCCTCTCAACTGTCTACTTGTGGCAGTGAGGGCCAATAACCATGAAATTGTCCGGCTGCTTCTCTCCCATGGAGCTAACGTCAATTGTTATTTTATGCATGTGAATGACACGCGTTTCCCCAGTGCCATTCAGTATGCCCTCAATGACGAGGTAATGCTGAGGCTGTTGCTGAATAATGGCTATCGAGTGGAGATGTGCTTTGACTGCATGCATGGGAACATCTTTGGAAATTCATTTGTGTGGTCAGAGATAGAAGAAGAGGTACTACCAGGGTGGACATCTTGTGTAATAAAAGATAACCCG TTTTGTGAGTTTATTACAGTTCCTTGGATGAAACACTTGGTAGGCAGCGTTATTCGTGTATTAATTGATTACATGGATTATATTCCTCTGTGTGCTAAGCTGAAGTCTGCACTAGAAGTACAGAGAGAATGGCCAGAAATCCGTCAAatactag AGAATCCTTGCTCATTGAAGCATTTGTGCCGGTTAAAAATTCGAAGGCTTATGGGACTCCAGCGACTCTGCCAGCCAGCCTCAATGGAGAAGCTCCATCTACCACCAACCATCCAAAGATACATATTATTTAAAGAGTATGATCTCTATGGACAAGAGCTAAATTTGCC GTTTCCTCATCAGCAAATTGAAGACAATTTAAACAAGAAAGGTACTCATGAAATGAGCAAGAATGCCATCATGAAATACAAACACTTCTGTGTCCAGCTGGGCTTGTTCATTGGTTGGAGACCAAACTCAGGAGATGACTGA
- the ASB15 gene encoding ankyrin repeat and SOCS box protein 15 isoform X19: MNTSLKNCSSLRKLPLSKLYPVMDTNDDPDDDHLTSYDIQLSIQESIEASKSVFYSERFAPLSDQNRKLVEAIKQGHILELQEYVKYKYALDEADEKGWFPLHEAVVQPIQQILEIVLDASYQTLWEFKTSDGETPLTLAVKAGLVENVRTLLEKGVWPNTKNDKGETPLLIAVKNGSYDMVFTLLKHNTSLDQPCMKRWSAMHEAAKLGRKDIIALLLNHGGNVHLRDGFGVTPLGVAAEHGHCDVLEHLIHRGGDVFALADDGASVLFEAAGGGNPDCISLLLEYGGSGNVPNRAGHLPIHRAAYEGHYLALKYLIPVTSKNAIQKSGLTPIHSAADGQNVQCLELLIENGFDVNTLLADHISESYDDERKTALYFAVSNNDIQCTEVLLAAGADPNLDPLNCLLVAVRANNHEIVRLLLSHGANVNCYFMHVNDTRFPSAIQYALNDEVMLRLLLNNGYRVEMCFDCMHGNIFGNSFVWSEIEEEVLPGWTSCVIKDNPRILAH, from the exons ATGAACACATCACTCAAAAACTGTAGCAGTTTGAGG AAACTGCCTCTTTCAAAATTATACCCAGTCATGGATACTAATGATGACCCCGATGACGACCATCTTACAAGTTATGATATTCAGCTCAGTATTCAAGAATCCATTGAAGCCAGCAAGTCTGTATTTTATTCTGAAAG ATTTGCACCACTAAGTGATCAAAACAGAAAACTTGTGGAAGCCATAAAACAAG GTCACATTCTTGAGCTCCAggaatatgtgaaatataaatatgcattggATGAAGCTGATGAAAAAGGATGGTTTCCACTGCACGAAGCTGTTGTTCAacccattcaacaaatacttgaaatTGTTCTGGATG cATCCTACCAGACACTCTGGGAGTTCAAGACCTCTGATGGAGAAACACCCTTGACTTTGGCAGTCAAAGCTGGTCTGGTGGAAAATGTAAGAACTTTACTAGAAAAGGGAGTGTGGCCAAACACCAAAAATGACAAAGGAGAGACGCCCCTTCTGATTG CTGTAAAAAATGGCTCCTATGACATGGTGTTCACACTGCTTAAACACAACACCAGCCTTGACCAGCCCTGCATGAAGCGATGGTCAGCAATGCATGAAGCAGCCAAACTAGGCCGCAAAGATATCATAGCTCTGCTACTAAATCACGGAGGCAATGTCCACCTGAGAGATGGATTTGGGGTTACACCATTAGGCGTTGCTGCTGAGCATGGTCACTGTGATGTGTTGGAACACCTGATCCACAGAG GTGGTGATGTGTTTGCTTTGGCGGATGATGGGGCATCAGTGTTGTTTGAGGCAGCAGGAGGGGGCAATCCTGACTGCATTTCCCTCCTGCTGGAATACGGAGGAAGTGGAAATGTACCCAACAGAGCAGGGCATCTTCCAATACACCGAGCTGCCTATGAGGGACATTATCT tgctcTGAAGTATCTTATCCCAGTAACATCCAAAAATGCAATCCAGAAAAGTGGCCTAACACCAATTCACTCTGCAGCAGATGGACAAAATGTGCAATGCCTAGAACTGCTTATTGAAAATGGCTTTGATGTCAATACCCTGCTTGCTGACCACATTTCCGAGAGCTATGATGACGAGCGGAAGACGGCGCTGTATTTTGCCGTTTCTAACAATGACATCCAGTGCACAGAAGTCCTTCTGGCTGCAGGTGCAGACCCAAACCTAGATCCTCTCAACTGTCTACTTGTGGCAGTGAGGGCCAATAACCATGAAATTGTCCGGCTGCTTCTCTCCCATGGAGCTAACGTCAATTGTTATTTTATGCATGTGAATGACACGCGTTTCCCCAGTGCCATTCAGTATGCCCTCAATGACGAGGTAATGCTGAGGCTGTTGCTGAATAATGGCTATCGAGTGGAGATGTGCTTTGACTGCATGCATGGGAACATCTTTGGAAATTCATTTGTGTGGTCAGAGATAGAAGAAGAGGTACTACCAGGGTGGACATCTTGTGTAATAAAAGATAACCCG AGAATCCTTGCTCATTGA
- the ASB15 gene encoding ankyrin repeat and SOCS box protein 15 isoform X10, with the protein MNTSLKNCSSLRKLPLSKLYPVMDTNDDPDDDHLTSYDIQLSIQESIEASKSVFYSERFAPLSDQNRKLVEAIKQGHILELQEYVKYKYALDEADEKGWFPLHEAVVQPIQQILEIVLDASYQTLWEFKTSDGETPLTLAVKAGLVENVRTLLEKGVWPNTKNDKGETPLLIAVKNGSYDMVFTLLKHNTSLDQPCMKRWSAMHEAAKLGRKDIIALLLNHGGNVHLRDGFGVTPLGVAAEHGHCDVLEHLIHRGGDVFALADDGASVLFEAAGGGNPDCISLLLEYGGSGNVPNRAGHLPIHRAAYEGHYLALKYLIPVTSKNAIQKSGLTPIHSAADGQNVQCLELLIENGFDVNTLLADHISESYDDERKTALYFAVSNNDIQCTEVLLAAGADPNLDPLNCLLVAVRANNHEIVRLLLSHGANVNCYFMHVNDTRFPSAIQYALNDEVMLRLLLNNGYRVEMCFDCMHGNIFGNSFVWSEIEEEVLPGWTSCVIKDNPFCEFITVPWMKHLVGSVIRVLIDYMDYIPLCAKLKSALEVQREWPEIRQILENPCSLKHLCRLKIRRLMGLQRLCQPASMEKLHLPPTIQRYILFKEYDLYGQELNLP; encoded by the exons ATGAACACATCACTCAAAAACTGTAGCAGTTTGAGG AAACTGCCTCTTTCAAAATTATACCCAGTCATGGATACTAATGATGACCCCGATGACGACCATCTTACAAGTTATGATATTCAGCTCAGTATTCAAGAATCCATTGAAGCCAGCAAGTCTGTATTTTATTCTGAAAG ATTTGCACCACTAAGTGATCAAAACAGAAAACTTGTGGAAGCCATAAAACAAG GTCACATTCTTGAGCTCCAggaatatgtgaaatataaatatgcattggATGAAGCTGATGAAAAAGGATGGTTTCCACTGCACGAAGCTGTTGTTCAacccattcaacaaatacttgaaatTGTTCTGGATG cATCCTACCAGACACTCTGGGAGTTCAAGACCTCTGATGGAGAAACACCCTTGACTTTGGCAGTCAAAGCTGGTCTGGTGGAAAATGTAAGAACTTTACTAGAAAAGGGAGTGTGGCCAAACACCAAAAATGACAAAGGAGAGACGCCCCTTCTGATTG CTGTAAAAAATGGCTCCTATGACATGGTGTTCACACTGCTTAAACACAACACCAGCCTTGACCAGCCCTGCATGAAGCGATGGTCAGCAATGCATGAAGCAGCCAAACTAGGCCGCAAAGATATCATAGCTCTGCTACTAAATCACGGAGGCAATGTCCACCTGAGAGATGGATTTGGGGTTACACCATTAGGCGTTGCTGCTGAGCATGGTCACTGTGATGTGTTGGAACACCTGATCCACAGAG GTGGTGATGTGTTTGCTTTGGCGGATGATGGGGCATCAGTGTTGTTTGAGGCAGCAGGAGGGGGCAATCCTGACTGCATTTCCCTCCTGCTGGAATACGGAGGAAGTGGAAATGTACCCAACAGAGCAGGGCATCTTCCAATACACCGAGCTGCCTATGAGGGACATTATCT tgctcTGAAGTATCTTATCCCAGTAACATCCAAAAATGCAATCCAGAAAAGTGGCCTAACACCAATTCACTCTGCAGCAGATGGACAAAATGTGCAATGCCTAGAACTGCTTATTGAAAATGGCTTTGATGTCAATACCCTGCTTGCTGACCACATTTCCGAGAGCTATGATGACGAGCGGAAGACGGCGCTGTATTTTGCCGTTTCTAACAATGACATCCAGTGCACAGAAGTCCTTCTGGCTGCAGGTGCAGACCCAAACCTAGATCCTCTCAACTGTCTACTTGTGGCAGTGAGGGCCAATAACCATGAAATTGTCCGGCTGCTTCTCTCCCATGGAGCTAACGTCAATTGTTATTTTATGCATGTGAATGACACGCGTTTCCCCAGTGCCATTCAGTATGCCCTCAATGACGAGGTAATGCTGAGGCTGTTGCTGAATAATGGCTATCGAGTGGAGATGTGCTTTGACTGCATGCATGGGAACATCTTTGGAAATTCATTTGTGTGGTCAGAGATAGAAGAAGAGGTACTACCAGGGTGGACATCTTGTGTAATAAAAGATAACCCG TTTTGTGAGTTTATTACAGTTCCTTGGATGAAACACTTGGTAGGCAGCGTTATTCGTGTATTAATTGATTACATGGATTATATTCCTCTGTGTGCTAAGCTGAAGTCTGCACTAGAAGTACAGAGAGAATGGCCAGAAATCCGTCAAatactag AGAATCCTTGCTCATTGAAGCATTTGTGCCGGTTAAAAATTCGAAGGCTTATGGGACTCCAGCGACTCTGCCAGCCAGCCTCAATGGAGAAGCTCCATCTACCACCAACCATCCAAAGATACATATTATTTAAAGAGTATGATCTCTATGGACAAGAGCTAAATTTGCCgtga
- the ASB15 gene encoding ankyrin repeat and SOCS box protein 15 isoform X8 — protein sequence MNTSLKNCSSLRKLPLSKLYPVMDTNDDPDDDHLTSYDIQLSIQESIEASKSVFYSERFAPLSDQNRKLVEAIKQGHILELQEYVKYKYALDEADEKGWFPLHEAVVQPIQQILEIVLDDSQRERQRQRQREKQAPCREPDVGLDSGTPGSHPELKVDAQPLSHPGVPILATFKTSSSYQTLWEFKTSDGETPLTLAVKAGLVENVRTLLEKGVWPNTKNDKGETPLLIGGDVFALADDGASVLFEAAGGGNPDCISLLLEYGGSGNVPNRAGHLPIHRAAYEGHYLALKYLIPVTSKNAIQKSGLTPIHSAADGQNVQCLELLIENGFDVNTLLADHISESYDDERKTALYFAVSNNDIQCTEVLLAAGADPNLDPLNCLLVAVRANNHEIVRLLLSHGANVNCYFMHVNDTRFPSAIQYALNDEVMLRLLLNNGYRVEMCFDCMHGNIFGNSFVWSEIEEEVLPGWTSCVIKDNPFCEFITVPWMKHLVGSVIRVLIDYMDYIPLCAKLKSALEVQREWPEIRQILENPCSLKHLCRLKIRRLMGLQRLCQPASMEKLHLPPTIQRYILFKEYDLYGQELNLPFPHQQIEDNLNKKGTHEMSKNAIMKYKHFCVQLGLFIGWRPNSGDD from the exons ATGAACACATCACTCAAAAACTGTAGCAGTTTGAGG AAACTGCCTCTTTCAAAATTATACCCAGTCATGGATACTAATGATGACCCCGATGACGACCATCTTACAAGTTATGATATTCAGCTCAGTATTCAAGAATCCATTGAAGCCAGCAAGTCTGTATTTTATTCTGAAAG ATTTGCACCACTAAGTGATCAAAACAGAAAACTTGTGGAAGCCATAAAACAAG GTCACATTCTTGAGCTCCAggaatatgtgaaatataaatatgcattggATGAAGCTGATGAAAAAGGATGGTTTCCACTGCACGAAGCTGTTGTTCAacccattcaacaaatacttgaaatTGTTCTGGATG attcccagagagagaggcagagacagaggcagagggagaagcaggctccatgcagggagcccgatgtgggactcgattctgggacaccaggatcacaccctgagctgaaggtagatgctcaaccactgagtcacccaggtgtcccaatcttgGCAACTTTTAAAACATCTT cATCCTACCAGACACTCTGGGAGTTCAAGACCTCTGATGGAGAAACACCCTTGACTTTGGCAGTCAAAGCTGGTCTGGTGGAAAATGTAAGAACTTTACTAGAAAAGGGAGTGTGGCCAAACACCAAAAATGACAAAGGAGAGACGCCCCTTCTGATTG GTGGTGATGTGTTTGCTTTGGCGGATGATGGGGCATCAGTGTTGTTTGAGGCAGCAGGAGGGGGCAATCCTGACTGCATTTCCCTCCTGCTGGAATACGGAGGAAGTGGAAATGTACCCAACAGAGCAGGGCATCTTCCAATACACCGAGCTGCCTATGAGGGACATTATCT tgctcTGAAGTATCTTATCCCAGTAACATCCAAAAATGCAATCCAGAAAAGTGGCCTAACACCAATTCACTCTGCAGCAGATGGACAAAATGTGCAATGCCTAGAACTGCTTATTGAAAATGGCTTTGATGTCAATACCCTGCTTGCTGACCACATTTCCGAGAGCTATGATGACGAGCGGAAGACGGCGCTGTATTTTGCCGTTTCTAACAATGACATCCAGTGCACAGAAGTCCTTCTGGCTGCAGGTGCAGACCCAAACCTAGATCCTCTCAACTGTCTACTTGTGGCAGTGAGGGCCAATAACCATGAAATTGTCCGGCTGCTTCTCTCCCATGGAGCTAACGTCAATTGTTATTTTATGCATGTGAATGACACGCGTTTCCCCAGTGCCATTCAGTATGCCCTCAATGACGAGGTAATGCTGAGGCTGTTGCTGAATAATGGCTATCGAGTGGAGATGTGCTTTGACTGCATGCATGGGAACATCTTTGGAAATTCATTTGTGTGGTCAGAGATAGAAGAAGAGGTACTACCAGGGTGGACATCTTGTGTAATAAAAGATAACCCG TTTTGTGAGTTTATTACAGTTCCTTGGATGAAACACTTGGTAGGCAGCGTTATTCGTGTATTAATTGATTACATGGATTATATTCCTCTGTGTGCTAAGCTGAAGTCTGCACTAGAAGTACAGAGAGAATGGCCAGAAATCCGTCAAatactag AGAATCCTTGCTCATTGAAGCATTTGTGCCGGTTAAAAATTCGAAGGCTTATGGGACTCCAGCGACTCTGCCAGCCAGCCTCAATGGAGAAGCTCCATCTACCACCAACCATCCAAAGATACATATTATTTAAAGAGTATGATCTCTATGGACAAGAGCTAAATTTGCC GTTTCCTCATCAGCAAATTGAAGACAATTTAAACAAGAAAGGTACTCATGAAATGAGCAAGAATGCCATCATGAAATACAAACACTTCTGTGTCCAGCTGGGCTTGTTCATTGGTTGGAGACCAAACTCAGGAGATGACTGA
- the ASB15 gene encoding ankyrin repeat and SOCS box protein 15 isoform X2 — MTLRLRTELRLNWILNQLSCPVMDTNDDPDDDHLTSYDIQLSIQESIEASKSVFYSERFAPLSDQNRKLVEAIKQGHILELQEYVKYKYALDEADEKGWFPLHEAVVQPIQQILEIVLDDSQRERQRQRQREKQAPCREPDVGLDSGTPGSHPELKVDAQPLSHPGVPILATFKTSSSYQTLWEFKTSDGETPLTLAVKAGLVENVRTLLEKGVWPNTKNDKGETPLLIAVKNGSYDMVFTLLKHNTSLDQPCMKRWSAMHEAAKLGRKDIIALLLNHGGNVHLRDGFGVTPLGVAAEHGHCDVLEHLIHRGGDVFALADDGASVLFEAAGGGNPDCISLLLEYGGSGNVPNRAGHLPIHRAAYEGHYLALKYLIPVTSKNAIQKSGLTPIHSAADGQNVQCLELLIENGFDVNTLLADHISESYDDERKTALYFAVSNNDIQCTEVLLAAGADPNLDPLNCLLVAVRANNHEIVRLLLSHGANVNCYFMHVNDTRFPSAIQYALNDEVMLRLLLNNGYRVEMCFDCMHGNIFGNSFVWSEIEEEVLPGWTSCVIKDNPFCEFITVPWMKHLVGSVIRVLIDYMDYIPLCAKLKSALEVQREWPEIRQILENPCSLKHLCRLKIRRLMGLQRLCQPASMEKLHLPPTIQRYILFKEYDLYGQELNLPFPHQQIEDNLNKKGTHEMSKNAIMKYKHFCVQLGLFIGWRPNSGDD, encoded by the exons atgaccctgagattaagaactGAGCTGAGACTGAATtggatccttaaccaactgagctgcccag TCATGGATACTAATGATGACCCCGATGACGACCATCTTACAAGTTATGATATTCAGCTCAGTATTCAAGAATCCATTGAAGCCAGCAAGTCTGTATTTTATTCTGAAAG ATTTGCACCACTAAGTGATCAAAACAGAAAACTTGTGGAAGCCATAAAACAAG GTCACATTCTTGAGCTCCAggaatatgtgaaatataaatatgcattggATGAAGCTGATGAAAAAGGATGGTTTCCACTGCACGAAGCTGTTGTTCAacccattcaacaaatacttgaaatTGTTCTGGATG attcccagagagagaggcagagacagaggcagagggagaagcaggctccatgcagggagcccgatgtgggactcgattctgggacaccaggatcacaccctgagctgaaggtagatgctcaaccactgagtcacccaggtgtcccaatcttgGCAACTTTTAAAACATCTT cATCCTACCAGACACTCTGGGAGTTCAAGACCTCTGATGGAGAAACACCCTTGACTTTGGCAGTCAAAGCTGGTCTGGTGGAAAATGTAAGAACTTTACTAGAAAAGGGAGTGTGGCCAAACACCAAAAATGACAAAGGAGAGACGCCCCTTCTGATTG CTGTAAAAAATGGCTCCTATGACATGGTGTTCACACTGCTTAAACACAACACCAGCCTTGACCAGCCCTGCATGAAGCGATGGTCAGCAATGCATGAAGCAGCCAAACTAGGCCGCAAAGATATCATAGCTCTGCTACTAAATCACGGAGGCAATGTCCACCTGAGAGATGGATTTGGGGTTACACCATTAGGCGTTGCTGCTGAGCATGGTCACTGTGATGTGTTGGAACACCTGATCCACAGAG GTGGTGATGTGTTTGCTTTGGCGGATGATGGGGCATCAGTGTTGTTTGAGGCAGCAGGAGGGGGCAATCCTGACTGCATTTCCCTCCTGCTGGAATACGGAGGAAGTGGAAATGTACCCAACAGAGCAGGGCATCTTCCAATACACCGAGCTGCCTATGAGGGACATTATCT tgctcTGAAGTATCTTATCCCAGTAACATCCAAAAATGCAATCCAGAAAAGTGGCCTAACACCAATTCACTCTGCAGCAGATGGACAAAATGTGCAATGCCTAGAACTGCTTATTGAAAATGGCTTTGATGTCAATACCCTGCTTGCTGACCACATTTCCGAGAGCTATGATGACGAGCGGAAGACGGCGCTGTATTTTGCCGTTTCTAACAATGACATCCAGTGCACAGAAGTCCTTCTGGCTGCAGGTGCAGACCCAAACCTAGATCCTCTCAACTGTCTACTTGTGGCAGTGAGGGCCAATAACCATGAAATTGTCCGGCTGCTTCTCTCCCATGGAGCTAACGTCAATTGTTATTTTATGCATGTGAATGACACGCGTTTCCCCAGTGCCATTCAGTATGCCCTCAATGACGAGGTAATGCTGAGGCTGTTGCTGAATAATGGCTATCGAGTGGAGATGTGCTTTGACTGCATGCATGGGAACATCTTTGGAAATTCATTTGTGTGGTCAGAGATAGAAGAAGAGGTACTACCAGGGTGGACATCTTGTGTAATAAAAGATAACCCG TTTTGTGAGTTTATTACAGTTCCTTGGATGAAACACTTGGTAGGCAGCGTTATTCGTGTATTAATTGATTACATGGATTATATTCCTCTGTGTGCTAAGCTGAAGTCTGCACTAGAAGTACAGAGAGAATGGCCAGAAATCCGTCAAatactag AGAATCCTTGCTCATTGAAGCATTTGTGCCGGTTAAAAATTCGAAGGCTTATGGGACTCCAGCGACTCTGCCAGCCAGCCTCAATGGAGAAGCTCCATCTACCACCAACCATCCAAAGATACATATTATTTAAAGAGTATGATCTCTATGGACAAGAGCTAAATTTGCC GTTTCCTCATCAGCAAATTGAAGACAATTTAAACAAGAAAGGTACTCATGAAATGAGCAAGAATGCCATCATGAAATACAAACACTTCTGTGTCCAGCTGGGCTTGTTCATTGGTTGGAGACCAAACTCAGGAGATGACTGA